One Anaeromusa acidaminophila DSM 3853 DNA window includes the following coding sequences:
- a CDS encoding YvrJ family protein, whose amino-acid sequence MEALLAAMSAYGFPMVVAAYLLVRVETRLDRLSECIQELARAIGAKGGV is encoded by the coding sequence ATGGAAGCGTTGTTGGCGGCCATGTCGGCGTACGGTTTTCCGATGGTAGTTGCGGCCTATCTTCTGGTGCGGGTGGAGACCCGCCTGGATCGGCTCAGCGAATGCATTCAAGAACTGGCGCGGGCGATCGGCGCGAAAGGCGGCGTGTAA
- a CDS encoding DUF445 domain-containing protein: MAKQRYQALAALGVAAAGMAASLPYGHTVGGALAQSAFGAALVGGLADWFAVTALFGKPLGFISWRANLVARNKERILTDLTDLVEKELLTPDNIMQVLQRYDAAAVLLDYLRRQGGRDTLRRVLERLLQDMTLAVRPEEMGRLADQLLRMGLERTELAPLALRAGAWSLRQRYDDVVIAHVLEQVREALKTAEFRAILLEVLEAAMARYEAGGMLRSMVNRAAGLTAEDRVDMVLQWLERFVQNLADPERPLRRRLRAWCWKKLLGLRQPERRQQLEEWKGEWLSRHPGFFAQWLTPWVQELQQEVLQGKDRLLPHQAEALTAAVEKSLSAEKDQQGALDRWMKEQLCRWLQRHPLDLASFVAASELGRKSGEELAAYVQEKVGDDLQMIRINGSVVGGLAGAFLFLLTQLVEWGVGQ, translated from the coding sequence ATGGCGAAACAACGATATCAGGCGTTGGCGGCGTTAGGCGTGGCCGCCGCCGGGATGGCGGCGAGCTTGCCTTACGGGCATACCGTTGGCGGCGCTTTGGCGCAAAGCGCCTTTGGCGCGGCCTTGGTGGGCGGCTTGGCGGACTGGTTTGCGGTGACCGCCCTTTTTGGCAAGCCCTTAGGTTTTATTTCCTGGCGGGCGAATCTGGTGGCTCGCAACAAGGAACGGATACTAACGGATCTGACGGATCTAGTAGAAAAAGAGCTGTTGACGCCGGATAATATTATGCAGGTGCTGCAGCGTTATGATGCGGCGGCGGTATTGCTTGACTATCTGCGGCGTCAGGGCGGGCGAGATACGCTGCGCCGCGTATTGGAGCGACTACTGCAGGACATGACCTTGGCGGTGCGCCCGGAAGAAATGGGGCGGCTGGCGGATCAACTGCTGCGCATGGGGCTGGAACGGACGGAACTAGCGCCCTTGGCGCTGCGCGCCGGCGCGTGGAGCCTGCGGCAGCGCTATGACGACGTAGTGATAGCGCATGTGTTGGAGCAGGTGAGAGAGGCGCTAAAGACGGCGGAGTTTCGGGCGATTTTACTGGAAGTGCTGGAGGCGGCGATGGCTCGTTACGAGGCGGGCGGCATGCTGCGCAGCATGGTTAATCGCGCTGCGGGCCTGACGGCGGAAGATCGGGTGGATATGGTACTGCAGTGGTTGGAACGATTTGTGCAGAACCTGGCCGATCCGGAGCGGCCCCTGCGTCGTCGCTTACGGGCTTGGTGTTGGAAAAAGCTGCTGGGACTGCGGCAGCCGGAACGGCGGCAACAACTGGAAGAATGGAAAGGCGAGTGGCTGAGCCGGCATCCCGGATTTTTTGCTCAATGGCTGACGCCCTGGGTGCAGGAGCTGCAGCAGGAGGTGCTGCAAGGAAAAGATCGCTTGCTGCCACACCAGGCGGAAGCTCTTACGGCGGCGGTGGAAAAAAGCTTGTCCGCGGAAAAAGATCAGCAAGGGGCCTTGGATCGTTGGATGAAGGAGCAGCTGTGCCGCTGGCTGCAGCGTCATCCTCTCGATTTGGCTTCCTTTGTTGCCGCCAGCGAATTGGGACGCAAATCCGGCGAAGAGCTGGCTGCTTATGTACAGGAAAAAGTGGGCGATGATTTGCAGATGATCCGCATTAACGGCTCGGTGGTAGGCGGTTTGGCAGGGGCCTTCTTATTTCTCCTGACGCAGCTTGTGGAATGGGGGGTGGGACAATGA
- a CDS encoding DUF445 domain-containing protein, producing the protein MNPFVKANRILAGVGVLFLVCLAVKLAYPQSLAARCMLFAAEAALVGGIADWFAVEALFRRPLGLSWHTGLIPRNRRRLIDGTAKMVQDKFFSQSQLQKALESWPIAETFIDWVEEGKGRYILLLLARQLLRDWLDKLEPEALAGKMEGWVRGQLSQLAAAPAVAAWGRQALAEKREAPLWEALANALLKQVRRPESQEVLEGWLRAAYEAELAKRNPLMQLLGGMMEAAGQIDTKDLAKAALEETEKFLEALRTEEQHPLRLWIRDKAEELLLELEASPDQAQRLEAWKEELFQAVPVQEVLLQLLRLLRSPVGPKAELEALLGEPGRDISLRTPLVSWVLTQLMGYWDYFKKNQSLRLLLEGSCKEALSHLLAGHRHLIGEVAVHALDRLSAARLNRLVEEKIGEDLAWIRINGSLVGGIIGFCLFWALEALR; encoded by the coding sequence ATGAACCCCTTTGTCAAAGCTAACCGCATTTTAGCGGGTGTTGGCGTTCTCTTTCTCGTCTGCTTGGCCGTTAAGCTGGCCTATCCTCAGAGCTTGGCCGCCCGCTGCATGTTATTTGCCGCGGAAGCGGCCCTGGTTGGCGGCATTGCCGACTGGTTTGCGGTGGAGGCGCTGTTTCGCCGCCCCTTAGGCCTGTCTTGGCATACCGGGCTGATTCCTCGCAATCGTCGCCGTCTCATCGACGGCACTGCCAAAATGGTGCAGGATAAGTTTTTCAGCCAAAGTCAGTTGCAAAAGGCCCTGGAAAGCTGGCCGATTGCGGAAACCTTTATTGATTGGGTGGAAGAAGGCAAAGGCCGCTATATTTTGCTGCTTTTGGCGCGGCAGCTGCTGCGGGACTGGCTGGATAAGCTGGAACCGGAAGCGTTGGCAGGCAAAATGGAAGGCTGGGTTCGCGGTCAGCTCAGTCAACTCGCGGCGGCCCCAGCCGTGGCCGCCTGGGGGCGGCAGGCGCTGGCGGAAAAGCGAGAAGCGCCCTTGTGGGAAGCGCTGGCGAATGCGCTGCTCAAACAGGTGCGGCGACCAGAATCGCAAGAGGTGCTGGAGGGCTGGCTGCGCGCTGCTTATGAAGCGGAATTGGCGAAACGCAATCCTCTCATGCAGCTTTTGGGAGGCATGATGGAAGCCGCCGGACAGATTGACACGAAAGATCTGGCCAAAGCGGCGCTGGAAGAAACCGAGAAGTTTTTGGAGGCTCTGCGTACGGAAGAGCAGCATCCGCTGCGCCTTTGGATACGGGACAAGGCGGAGGAGCTGTTGCTGGAGCTGGAAGCAAGCCCCGACCAGGCGCAGCGTCTAGAAGCTTGGAAAGAAGAGCTCTTCCAGGCGGTTCCGGTACAGGAGGTGCTTCTGCAGCTTCTGCGCCTGCTTCGTTCGCCAGTAGGGCCCAAAGCCGAGCTGGAAGCGCTGCTGGGAGAGCCGGGGCGGGATATTTCCTTGCGGACTCCCTTGGTTTCCTGGGTGCTCACCCAGCTCATGGGCTACTGGGATTATTTCAAAAAGAACCAGTCCTTGCGGCTTTTGCTGGAAGGATCCTGCAAGGAAGCTCTTAGCCACCTCTTGGCAGGGCATCGCCATTTGATCGGCGAAGTGGCTGTACACGCTCTGGACCGCCTCAGCGCCGCGCGCTTGAACCGGCTGGTGGAGGAAAAGATCGGCGAAGATCTGGCCTGGATTCGTATTAACGGCTCCCTCGTGGGCGGCATCATCGGCTTTTGCCTCTTCTGGGCGCTGGAAGCGCTGCGGTAA
- a CDS encoding sigma factor-like helix-turn-helix DNA-binding protein codes for MQLGFLGLIEAAQRPQALEKTCLSNYLSFCIRKRLYLGIWQEGYLVHLPRRQHEAVIQTRRMEEERLVRGKPEEWGWLRLGLSAADYRARLRCYQVFLGGHASLDAAKEGETRLWNVLRTEKESSPELQTFLQLLLRRLPKQQFWVLRGYFGLDHTKRRSLRELGRRSGLSEEQVRQILRETLERLRHSMEKRL; via the coding sequence ATGCAATTAGGTTTTTTAGGGCTTATCGAAGCGGCGCAGCGGCCGCAGGCGTTAGAAAAGACTTGCTTGTCCAATTATCTTTCCTTCTGTATTCGCAAACGGCTTTATTTGGGAATTTGGCAGGAAGGGTATTTGGTGCACTTGCCGCGACGGCAGCATGAGGCTGTCATACAGACGCGGCGCATGGAGGAAGAGCGGCTGGTGAGAGGCAAACCCGAAGAATGGGGCTGGCTGCGGCTGGGCTTGTCTGCTGCGGACTATCGGGCGCGGCTACGCTGTTATCAAGTGTTTTTAGGCGGCCATGCTTCGCTGGACGCGGCGAAAGAGGGGGAGACGCGGCTTTGGAATGTGCTGCGCACGGAAAAAGAATCTTCGCCGGAGCTGCAAACCTTTCTACAACTGTTGCTGCGTCGTCTGCCGAAGCAACAGTTCTGGGTGCTGCGCGGCTATTTCGGACTGGACCATACTAAACGGCGTTCGTTGCGAGAGTTGGGGCGTCGATCCGGTTTGTCGGAAGAGCAGGTGCGCCAGATCTTGCGGGAGACGTTGGAGCGTCTGCGGCATAGTATGGAGAAACGGCTATAG
- a CDS encoding sigma-54 interaction domain-containing protein, producing the protein MKTIAIVTNGVTHLGAFLKENLEEVLAGYVEINLYALNELAQPARLEEDVVLVMLKSKVLEVEGYVPDTSRILVVQRTVREGAVEPLLSLPEGTRVLVVNDAPETTLETVAFLYQVGLRHLRLIPYDPDKPVDCLLATTPGEAQLVPPPISMIVDLGNRVIDISTFLEIINRLGLECAELSRRLVLYAESTVNVAGGIKEQQRQLFLQKAQLESVVDLAKEGLLLLDAQGRVLVANAAMKELLKLEGDAFLGRRAANLLPAPLAALLPGGDVRGEMVELGGRELLAGKQTILQFGEAAGCCLSVQDITYLRQLEKSKERRLRSQGLAARYSFADIRTESLRMRGCLNLAERMASSGLTVLIVGESGTGKELLAQSLHNASPRKNQPFVAVNCAAVPEALLESELFGYEGGAFTGALREGKRGLFERAHGGTVFLDEVGDMPLALQARLLRVLQEKQLTRLGSSQVLNVDIRVVAATHLDLRQLVETGRFRQDLYYRLHVLPLVVPPLRERREDILPLLSFFLGEQGRPQLAADEGAQAALLAYAWPGNIRELQNVAAYAAFAAGERIGEADLPYYVRETPREEEAFRRHEAWPLAQKALACLASGSAGRKAIGIHLKEQGCAVSEGEVRRALEWLQSWGLTEAQTGRGGSRLTEKGATVARQLAALR; encoded by the coding sequence ATGAAAACCATTGCCATTGTGACGAACGGTGTAACGCATTTAGGGGCGTTTTTAAAAGAAAATTTGGAAGAGGTGCTCGCAGGCTATGTGGAGATCAACCTGTATGCGCTAAATGAGCTGGCGCAGCCGGCGCGGCTGGAAGAGGATGTCGTGCTGGTAATGCTGAAAAGCAAGGTGCTGGAGGTGGAGGGCTATGTACCCGATACCAGCCGCATTTTGGTGGTGCAGCGGACGGTGCGCGAAGGGGCGGTGGAGCCTCTTTTGTCTTTGCCCGAGGGAACGAGGGTGCTGGTGGTCAACGACGCGCCGGAGACGACGCTGGAGACGGTGGCCTTTTTGTACCAAGTAGGGTTGCGGCATTTGCGGCTTATTCCCTACGATCCAGACAAGCCGGTGGACTGCTTGTTGGCGACGACGCCCGGAGAGGCTCAGTTGGTGCCGCCGCCGATCTCGATGATTGTCGATTTAGGAAATCGGGTGATCGATATCTCGACCTTTTTAGAAATCATCAACCGCTTGGGCTTGGAGTGCGCCGAGCTCAGTCGCCGGTTGGTCTTATACGCGGAGTCGACCGTCAATGTGGCAGGAGGCATTAAAGAGCAGCAACGGCAATTGTTTTTGCAGAAGGCGCAGCTGGAATCGGTGGTGGATTTGGCGAAAGAAGGGCTGCTGCTATTGGATGCGCAAGGCCGCGTGCTAGTAGCGAATGCGGCGATGAAAGAGCTGCTGAAGCTCGAAGGAGACGCTTTTTTGGGGCGGCGGGCGGCGAATCTGCTGCCTGCGCCGCTAGCGGCGCTTTTGCCTGGCGGCGATGTGCGGGGCGAGATGGTGGAGCTGGGCGGACGGGAACTGCTGGCGGGAAAGCAGACCATTTTGCAGTTCGGAGAGGCGGCGGGCTGCTGTCTTAGCGTGCAGGACATTACCTACTTGCGGCAGCTGGAAAAGTCGAAGGAACGCCGCCTGCGTTCGCAGGGGCTGGCGGCGCGGTACTCCTTTGCCGATATACGTACGGAATCCCTGCGGATGCGGGGATGCTTGAACTTGGCGGAGAGGATGGCGTCGTCCGGGTTAACGGTGCTCATTGTCGGCGAAAGCGGCACGGGCAAGGAACTTTTGGCGCAGTCTCTTCATAACGCGTCGCCGCGCAAAAACCAGCCCTTTGTAGCGGTGAACTGCGCGGCGGTGCCGGAGGCTCTCTTGGAAAGCGAGCTGTTTGGTTACGAGGGAGGGGCTTTTACAGGGGCCTTGCGCGAAGGCAAGCGCGGCCTTTTCGAGCGGGCTCACGGCGGCACGGTGTTCTTGGATGAGGTCGGGGATATGCCTTTGGCTCTGCAGGCGCGGCTGCTGCGGGTGCTGCAGGAGAAGCAGCTGACCCGGCTGGGATCAAGCCAGGTGCTTAATGTGGATATTCGAGTGGTGGCGGCGACGCATCTGGATTTGCGTCAGCTTGTAGAAACGGGGCGTTTTCGGCAAGATCTGTATTATCGCCTGCATGTGCTGCCGCTAGTCGTGCCGCCGCTGCGAGAGCGGCGCGAGGATATTTTACCCCTGCTTTCCTTCTTTTTGGGCGAACAGGGGCGGCCGCAGCTTGCGGCGGACGAAGGCGCGCAAGCGGCGCTCTTAGCGTATGCCTGGCCGGGAAATATTCGGGAGCTGCAAAATGTGGCGGCCTATGCAGCCTTTGCCGCGGGAGAACGTATTGGCGAGGCGGATCTGCCGTACTATGTGAGAGAGACGCCGCGGGAAGAGGAAGCCTTTCGACGGCACGAAGCTTGGCCGTTGGCGCAAAAAGCGCTTGCCTGTTTGGCAAGCGGGTCTGCAGGCCGAAAAGCGATTGGCATTCACTTGAAGGAGCAAGGATGCGCGGTCAGCGAGGGCGAAGTGCGACGGGCGCTGGAATGGCTGCAAAGCTGGGGGCTGACGGAGGCGCAAACCGGGCGCGGCGGCAGCCGCTTGACGGAGAAGGGCGCGACTGTGGCGAGGCAGCTTGCAGCCTTGCGTTAG
- a CDS encoding gamma-glutamyl-gamma-aminobutyrate hydrolase family protein, producing MKEPIIGLLGSRLVMPGAPFPGLERDYINHDYVEALRAAGAVPLLLPVLDTAAITAQLSCVDAVVFPGGHDVDPFSYGQQPRRGIGEILPERDVYDLAVFQEARRLGLPILGVCRGMQLINVACGGTLHQDVALAGPEVGNHWQGYPRHIASHTVEVEEHSLLAEAIGASGEVRVNSHHHQVVDKLGEGLRVSARALDGVVEAVESTSGAWLLAVQWHPEMMAATSAPMACLFKKFINTIQKN from the coding sequence ATGAAAGAACCGATTATCGGGTTACTAGGGAGCCGGCTGGTTATGCCGGGCGCTCCGTTTCCCGGGCTGGAGCGGGATTACATCAACCATGACTATGTAGAAGCGTTGCGGGCGGCGGGGGCGGTGCCTCTTTTGCTGCCGGTGCTGGATACGGCGGCGATAACGGCGCAACTGTCCTGTGTAGATGCGGTGGTTTTCCCGGGAGGGCATGACGTGGATCCTTTCAGCTACGGCCAGCAGCCTCGTCGAGGGATCGGAGAAATATTGCCGGAGCGGGACGTCTATGATCTGGCGGTTTTTCAGGAGGCTCGGCGTTTAGGACTGCCCATTCTAGGGGTTTGCCGGGGGATGCAGCTTATTAACGTAGCTTGCGGCGGTACGCTGCATCAGGACGTGGCCTTGGCCGGTCCGGAAGTGGGAAACCATTGGCAGGGATACCCGCGGCACATTGCCAGCCACACCGTAGAGGTGGAGGAACATTCGTTGCTGGCGGAAGCCATCGGCGCAAGCGGCGAGGTGCGGGTGAACAGCCATCATCACCAAGTGGTGGACAAATTGGGCGAAGGCTTGCGTGTGAGCGCCAGAGCCTTGGACGGCGTAGTGGAAGCGGTGGAAAGCACTAGCGGGGCTTGGCTGTTGGCGGTGCAATGGCATCCGGAAATGATGGCGGCGACTTCGGCTCCTATGGCATGTTTGTTTAAGAAGTTTATCAACACGATTCAAAAGAATTAA
- a CDS encoding APC family permease: MTNETKSKFGFWSIVLLGINGVIGSGIFLLPGKAMALIGPGSVFVYLFMTLVVLTIALCFAECAGKFSRNGAAYVYAREAFGEFIGFEVGIMRWAIGIIAWAAMAVGFVTALSAVWPPALQEPYKTTIILTILCGLGLLNYLGVQLAKVVNNLITVGKVLPLLFFVVLGAFFIDFGNFTPLYPKGFDLDSFGAAALLIFYAFTGFEALAVAAEDMENPRRNLPLALMLVMGFCSVVYFMVQAVAVGTLGADLAKSVAPVADSANAIFGPAGKWLVTIGTLISIGGINVAASFLTPRSGVALAQDGLVPRKIAENGRFNTPTWAIFITVLLAIPVALSGSFVKLAAISVVSRFAQYVPTCLAVIVLRKKRPDLEGFFRLPLVPFIPIAAVVVSIWLVSKASAEQILWGLGAMALGVPLYFFMKKQGNA, from the coding sequence ATGACTAACGAAACAAAAAGTAAGTTCGGCTTTTGGAGCATTGTGCTCTTGGGGATCAATGGCGTTATCGGGTCCGGCATTTTTCTATTGCCTGGCAAAGCCATGGCCTTAATTGGGCCGGGCAGCGTATTTGTGTATCTGTTTATGACCTTGGTCGTGCTGACCATCGCGCTTTGCTTTGCCGAGTGCGCCGGGAAATTTAGCCGCAATGGCGCGGCCTATGTCTATGCTCGGGAAGCCTTCGGGGAATTTATCGGATTTGAAGTGGGCATTATGCGCTGGGCCATTGGCATTATCGCCTGGGCGGCGATGGCGGTGGGCTTTGTAACGGCCTTGAGCGCCGTATGGCCGCCTGCTTTGCAGGAGCCGTACAAGACGACCATTATTTTGACCATTCTCTGCGGTTTGGGTTTGCTGAACTACTTGGGGGTGCAACTGGCCAAGGTCGTTAATAACCTGATTACCGTGGGCAAGGTGCTGCCGTTGTTGTTCTTTGTGGTTCTGGGCGCGTTTTTTATCGACTTCGGGAACTTTACGCCGTTATATCCGAAAGGCTTTGATTTGGACTCCTTCGGGGCGGCGGCGCTGCTCATTTTTTACGCCTTTACGGGCTTTGAAGCGCTGGCCGTAGCGGCGGAGGACATGGAAAACCCTCGTCGCAACCTGCCGTTGGCGCTCATGTTGGTCATGGGCTTCTGTTCGGTGGTCTATTTCATGGTGCAGGCGGTAGCGGTGGGTACGCTGGGCGCGGATTTGGCGAAAAGCGTAGCGCCTGTGGCGGATTCGGCCAACGCCATTTTCGGACCGGCCGGCAAGTGGCTGGTTACGATTGGTACGCTGATTTCCATCGGAGGCATTAATGTGGCGGCTTCGTTTTTGACGCCCCGTAGCGGCGTAGCGCTGGCCCAAGATGGTTTGGTACCTCGTAAAATTGCGGAAAACGGACGCTTTAACACGCCGACTTGGGCGATTTTCATTACCGTATTATTGGCGATTCCCGTGGCGCTTTCAGGCAGCTTCGTTAAGCTGGCGGCAATTAGCGTGGTGTCCCGTTTCGCCCAGTACGTGCCGACGTGTCTGGCGGTCATTGTACTGCGTAAAAAACGTCCGGATTTGGAAGGCTTTTTTCGGCTGCCGTTGGTTCCCTTTATTCCTATTGCGGCGGTAGTGGTCAGTATTTGGCTGGTATCCAAGGCGTCAGCCGAACAGATCCTCTGGGGCCTGGGGGCGATGGCCCTGGGCGTGCCTCTTTACTTTTTCATGAAAAAACAAGGAAACGCCTGA
- a CDS encoding serine dehydratase subunit alpha family protein, producing MKQEDILELLHAEVLPTMGCTEPGAVALAAAHAAKALAGKAQSVEVTVNSNVYKNGVAVGIPGTGETGMEIAAALGALVAQPEKQLSVLSELPPETLTAARRMLADQAVTVRVHPDKTSLWIEVILRSGENWSRAVIEEKHTRLVLLETNKETVFALAQDEREAAIHTDSRSFLREPQVTVAKLIAAVAALPAAELEFLQEGIDMNVAAAETGIEKRLGMGIGAFYRELQVKGLAGEDIIYEAKTLTAAAADARMSGEPVPVMSSAGSGNHGITAILPVYVTAKALQKSHEELLRAVAISHLLNVYVKIHTGNLSALCGCAVAAATGATAAVTWLMEPDKPKTVEMAIKNVVANLTGMICDGGKVGCALKLSTAAATALESSLMAVRGIVVPDSNGIIAPTVEDTIRNLGRVSAPGMLETDKVITGVMLEKQEKSRQQRGTKGLE from the coding sequence GTGAAGCAAGAAGATATTTTGGAATTGCTCCATGCAGAGGTGCTGCCGACGATGGGCTGCACCGAACCGGGAGCGGTGGCGCTGGCGGCGGCCCATGCGGCGAAGGCCTTAGCGGGCAAGGCGCAAAGCGTGGAAGTGACAGTGAACAGCAATGTCTATAAAAACGGCGTAGCTGTAGGTATTCCCGGTACCGGGGAAACCGGCATGGAAATCGCCGCGGCTTTGGGGGCGCTGGTAGCGCAGCCGGAAAAGCAGCTTTCGGTGTTGTCGGAACTTCCGCCGGAGACGCTGACGGCGGCGCGGCGGATGCTGGCGGACCAGGCGGTAACGGTGCGGGTGCATCCGGATAAGACGTCCTTGTGGATCGAAGTCATTCTGCGTAGCGGGGAAAACTGGAGCCGCGCGGTGATTGAGGAAAAGCACACACGCTTGGTGCTACTGGAAACGAATAAGGAAACGGTATTCGCCTTAGCGCAAGACGAGCGGGAAGCGGCTATTCATACGGACAGCCGCAGCTTTCTGCGGGAGCCGCAGGTGACGGTGGCCAAGCTGATTGCAGCGGTGGCGGCGCTGCCGGCGGCGGAGCTGGAGTTTTTGCAAGAAGGCATCGATATGAACGTCGCCGCTGCCGAGACGGGAATCGAAAAGCGTCTGGGCATGGGTATCGGCGCGTTCTATCGGGAGCTGCAGGTCAAGGGTTTGGCGGGAGAAGACATCATTTACGAAGCCAAGACGCTGACGGCCGCAGCGGCGGACGCTCGCATGTCCGGCGAGCCGGTGCCGGTTATGTCCAGCGCGGGCAGCGGCAACCACGGCATTACCGCCATTTTGCCGGTGTACGTGACGGCTAAGGCTTTGCAAAAGAGCCATGAAGAATTGTTGCGGGCCGTAGCGATCAGTCATTTGCTGAATGTCTACGTTAAGATCCATACGGGCAATCTTTCCGCTCTTTGCGGCTGTGCGGTAGCGGCGGCCACCGGAGCGACGGCGGCGGTTACCTGGCTGATGGAGCCGGACAAGCCGAAAACGGTGGAAATGGCCATTAAGAATGTTGTCGCCAATCTGACCGGCATGATCTGCGACGGCGGCAAGGTGGGCTGTGCGCTGAAGCTTTCCACTGCCGCGGCAACCGCCCTGGAAAGCTCGCTGATGGCGGTGCGGGGCATTGTAGTTCCTGACAGCAACGGCATCATTGCGCCGACTGTGGAAGACACCATTCGCAACCTGGGACGCGTCAGCGCCCCGGGCATGCTGGAAACCGACAAGGTCATTACCGGCGTGATGCTGGAAAAACAAGAAAAATCCCGCCAGCAGCGCGGTACGAAGGGGTTGGAGTGA
- the selD gene encoding selenide, water dikinase SelD: MVKLTQFTNSGGCAAKVPPGSLSQVLQQLKAPSDPRLLVGTDTSDDAGVFLLNEETALIQTVDFFPPMVDDPYLFGQIAAANSLSDVYAMGGKPLTALNVVAWPLCKLPAEVLLQVLQGGMDKVAEAGAVLAGGHTIADNEPKYGLSVTGVCHPSRVRTNAGARPGDALVLTKALGTGILTTASRLEMFGEGVAAAGKSMSTLNKAAAQVMEGFDVHGCTDITGFGLLGHTAEVAAGSGVKICLDAKALPLLPEVLEAAAMGLIPAGAYTNRDYLGARVRFGEAVPEALRDVCYDPQTSGGLLIALCEDEAPKLLRELHAAGVTAAAIIGRVTDGEGGTIDVE, translated from the coding sequence ATGGTGAAGCTGACTCAGTTTACAAATAGCGGCGGCTGCGCCGCCAAGGTGCCGCCAGGCTCGTTGTCGCAGGTGCTGCAGCAGCTCAAGGCGCCGAGCGATCCGCGCCTTTTAGTGGGGACAGATACTTCGGATGATGCCGGAGTGTTCTTATTAAATGAAGAAACCGCGCTTATTCAGACGGTTGATTTTTTTCCGCCCATGGTGGATGATCCGTATTTATTCGGACAAATTGCGGCGGCTAACAGCTTGAGCGATGTCTATGCGATGGGCGGCAAACCGCTGACTGCATTGAACGTCGTGGCGTGGCCTCTTTGCAAGCTGCCGGCGGAGGTGCTGCTGCAGGTTCTCCAGGGAGGCATGGACAAGGTGGCTGAAGCCGGCGCGGTTTTGGCCGGAGGTCATACGATTGCCGATAATGAGCCGAAATACGGACTCAGCGTGACCGGCGTTTGTCATCCTTCGAGGGTGCGGACCAACGCTGGCGCGCGGCCGGGAGACGCGTTGGTACTGACCAAGGCGTTAGGTACGGGGATTTTGACAACCGCGTCTCGCTTGGAGATGTTTGGCGAAGGCGTAGCGGCAGCGGGAAAATCCATGTCTACGTTGAATAAGGCGGCGGCGCAGGTCATGGAAGGCTTTGACGTGCACGGCTGTACGGATATTACAGGCTTTGGCCTATTAGGGCATACGGCGGAAGTAGCCGCCGGCAGCGGGGTCAAGATTTGTTTGGATGCCAAGGCTTTGCCGCTCTTGCCGGAGGTGTTGGAAGCGGCGGCGATGGGGCTGATTCCGGCAGGAGCCTATACGAATAGGGATTATCTGGGCGCGCGGGTGCGGTTTGGCGAGGCGGTGCCGGAAGCGCTGCGCGATGTATGCTATGATCCGCAAACGTCCGGCGGTCTTTTGATTGCTTTGTGTGAAGATGAAGCGCCGAAGCTGTTGCGGGAATTGCATGCGGCGGGCGTTACTGCGGCAGCCATTATTGGGCGCGTGACGGACGGTGAAGGAGGAACCATTGATGTCGAATGA
- the yedF gene encoding sulfurtransferase-like selenium metabolism protein YedF, whose translation MSNEVDARGLLCPQPVILTKRALDAMGAGVLTVRVDNAIAKENVRKLATSLGCAVDVADEAGGFVLRLTRGEAAELPTLFGECVSCREEAPVEAGLVYLITKDTLGHGSEELGAVLMRSFLHTLLEGPVPKALLFLNSGVKLTVEESALLEPIRALAEAGCQVLSCGTCLSYYHLEDKLAVGEATNMYTILELTRSARTLTL comes from the coding sequence ATGTCGAATGAAGTAGATGCCAGAGGGCTGCTTTGTCCGCAGCCAGTCATTTTGACGAAACGGGCGCTGGATGCCATGGGGGCCGGCGTGCTGACCGTGCGGGTGGATAATGCGATTGCCAAGGAAAATGTACGCAAACTGGCGACGTCCTTGGGCTGCGCCGTAGATGTAGCTGACGAAGCAGGCGGTTTTGTCCTGCGTTTGACTAGAGGAGAGGCTGCGGAACTGCCAACGCTTTTTGGGGAATGCGTGAGCTGTCGGGAAGAGGCTCCTGTTGAGGCGGGGCTGGTGTATTTGATTACCAAAGATACGCTGGGTCATGGCAGCGAGGAGCTGGGGGCGGTCTTGATGCGTTCGTTCCTGCATACGCTCTTGGAAGGGCCGGTACCGAAGGCGCTACTTTTTCTTAACAGCGGCGTGAAACTGACGGTAGAAGAATCGGCTTTGCTGGAACCAATCCGAGCGTTGGCAGAAGCGGGCTGTCAGGTGCTCTCTTGCGGGACCTGCCTTTCCTACTACCATTTGGAAGACAAGCTGGCCGTAGGGGAAGCGACCAATATGTATACCATTCTGGAACTGACTCGCTCTGCGAGGACGCTGACGCTGTGA
- a CDS encoding DUF3343 domain-containing protein, whose product MLAKLYPQLDCLVTLVSVHDALLAERELGQRNIRIVPTPQALDLSCGQSLLCALEEAAEIRLLLERAGVRCGFWHRRSQGGWVKMDESTGDED is encoded by the coding sequence ATGCTGGCGAAACTCTATCCCCAACTGGATTGTTTGGTTACCCTGGTTTCCGTGCATGATGCGCTGCTGGCGGAACGGGAGCTTGGGCAACGGAACATTCGTATTGTGCCGACGCCGCAGGCGTTGGATCTTAGTTGCGGACAAAGTCTGCTTTGCGCTCTGGAGGAGGCGGCGGAAATCCGGTTGTTGCTGGAGCGCGCCGGCGTGCGCTGCGGCTTTTGGCATCGGCGGAGCCAGGGCGGCTGGGTGAAAATGGACGAGAGTACCGGGGACGAGGATTGA